Proteins found in one Choloepus didactylus isolate mChoDid1 chromosome 3, mChoDid1.pri, whole genome shotgun sequence genomic segment:
- the LOC119528839 gene encoding prostaglandin E synthase 3, producing the protein MQPASAKWYDRRDYVFIEFCVEDSKDVNVNFEKSKLTFSCLGGSDNFKHLNEIDLFHCIDPNDSKHKRTDRSILCCLRKGESGQSWPRLTKERAKLNWLSVDFNNWKDWEDDSDEDMSNFDRFSEMMNNMGGDEDVDLPEVDGADDDSQDSDDEKMPDLE; encoded by the coding sequence ATGCAGCCTGCTTCTGCAAAGTGGTATGATCGAAGGGACTATGTCTTTATTGAATTTTGCGTTGAAGACAGTAAAGATGTTaatgtaaattttgaaaaatccaaACTTACATTCAGTTGTCTTGGAGGAAGTGataattttaagcatttaaatGAAATTGATCTTTTCCATTGTATTGATCCAAATGATTCCAAGCATAAAAGAACGGACAGATCAATCTTATGTTGTTTACGAAAAGGAGAATCTGGCCAGTCATGGCCAAGGTTAACAAAAGAAAGGGCAAAGCTTAATTGGCTTAGTGTGGACTTTAATAATTGGAAAGACTGGGAAGATGATTCAGATGAAGACATGTCTAATTTTGACCGTTTCTCTGAGATGATGAACAACATGGGTGGTGATGAGGATGTAGATTTACCAGAAGTAGATGGAGCAGATGATGATTCGCAAGACAGTGATGATGAAAAAATGCCAGATCTGGAGTAA